In Callospermophilus lateralis isolate mCalLat2 chromosome 18, mCalLat2.hap1, whole genome shotgun sequence, one DNA window encodes the following:
- the Znf382 gene encoding zinc finger protein 382 isoform X4, translating to MSKGSVSFKDVTVDFTQEEWQQLDPAQKALYRDVMLENYCHFISVGFHITKPDMIRKLEQGEELWSERIFASQSYLDGKAEDVLVKFKEFQDKQSRSVVFINHKKLIKERSNIYGKTLTPGKNRMISKTMLCEYNKPDGKVLKNISELVIRNINPAREKFGESNGWEKSVLNTKHEKIQPSINFHKQTKKDVDGKQEVTQHQKVQTPEQPFECNERDKSFLMKGMLFTQTKAHRGERTFEFNKDGIAFLERSDLGIHPHNLIEKKSSAYNKYGNGKFLCRKSVFIMHQRSQIEEKPFQCPYCGNGFRRKSYLIEHQRIHTGEKPYVCSQCGKAFRQKTALTLHEKTHIEGKPYLCIDCGKSFRQKATLTRHHKTHTGEKAYECTQCGSAFRKKSYLIDHQRTHTGEKPYQCNECGKAFIQKTTLTVHQRTHTGEKPYICNECGKSFCQKTTLTLHQRIHTGEKPYICNECGKSFRQKAILTVHHRIHTGEKSNGCPQCGKAFSRKSNLIRHQKTHTGEKPYECKECGKFFSCKSNLIVHQKTHKVETMRIQ from the exons ATGTCTAAG GGATCAGTGTCATTCAAGGATGTGACTGTGGACTTCACCCAGGAGGAATGGCAGCAACTGGATCCTGCTCAGAAGGCCCTATACAGGGATGTGATGTTGGAAAACTATTGCCACTTCATTTCTGTGG gATTTCACATAACTAAGCCTGATATGATCCGCAAGTTGGAACAAGGAGAAGAACTATGGtcagagagaatttttgcaagtCAGAGCTACCTAG ATGGGAAAGCTGAAGATGTTTTAGTGAAGTTCAAAGAATTCCAAGACAAGCAATCTAGATCAGTTGTGTTTATCAATCACAAAAAACTTATTAAGGAAAGAAGTAATATTTATGGGAAAACCCTTACTCCAGGCAAGAACCGCATGATTTCAAAAACAATGTTATGTGAATATAATAAACCTGATGGAaaagttttgaaaaatatttcagaattaGTTATTAGGAATATAAACCCTGCAAGAGAGAAGTTTGGTGAGAGTAATGGTTGGGAGAAGTCAGTCCTCAACACTAAGCATGAGAAAATTcaaccatcaataaatttccataaacaaacaaaaaaggatgtTGATGGTAAACAGGAAGTTACTCAACATCAGAAGGTTCAAACTCCAGAGCAGCCATTTGAATGTAATGAACGTGACAAATCCTTCCTTATGAAAGGAATGTTATTTACACAGACTAAAGCTCACAGAGGAGAAAGAACCTTTGAATTCAATAAAGATGGAATTGCCTTCCTAGAAAGGTCAGATCTTGGTATCCATCCACATAATCTTATAGAAAAGAAGTCCTCTGCATACAACAAATATGGGAATGGGAAATTCCTGTGCAGAAAGTCTGTTTTTATTATGCATCAGAGATCTCAAATAGAAGAGAAACCCTTTCAATGTCCTTACTGTGGGAATGGCTTCAGAAGGAAGTCATACCTCATTGAACATCAACGAATTCACACAGGTGAGAAACCCTATGTTTGCAGTCAATGTGGAAAGGCCTTTCGCCAGAAGACAGCCCTcactcttcatgaaaaaacaCATATAGAGGGGAAACCCTATCTTTGTATTGATTGTGGGAAATCCTTCCGCCAGAAGGCAACCCTCACTAGacatcacaaaacacatacaggggAGAAGGCCTATGAGTGTACTCAGTGTGGAAGTGCCTTTAGAAAGAAGTCATACCTCATTGATCATCAGAGAACTCACACAGGGGAGAAACCATATCAATGTAATGAGTGTGGGAAGGCATTTATCCAGAAGACAACCCTCACAGTACATCAGAGAACTCACACAGGAGAGAAACCCTATATTTGTAACGAATGTGGGAAATCCTTTTGTCAAAAGACTACCCTCACTCTCCATCAGAGAATTCATACAGGGGAAAAACCCTATATTTGTAATGAATGTGGGAAGTCCTTCCGCCAGAAGGCAATCCTTACTGTTCATCACAGAATACATACGGGAGAAAAATCCAATGGATGTCCtcaatgtgggaaagcctttagTAGAAAATCAAACCTCATTCGCCATCAAAAAACACACACGGGAGAGAAACCATatgaatgtaaagaatgtgggaaATTCTTCAGTTGTAAGTCAAACCTCATTGTCCACCAGAAAACTCATAAAGTAGAAACTATGAGAATTCAGTAA
- the Znf382 gene encoding zinc finger protein 382 isoform X6, whose amino-acid sequence MLENYCHFISVGFHITKPDMIRKLEQGEELWSERIFASQSYLEDGKAEDVLVKFKEFQDKQSRSVVFINHKKLIKERSNIYGKTLTPGKNRMISKTMLCEYNKPDGKVLKNISELVIRNINPAREKFGESNGWEKSVLNTKHEKIQPSINFHKQTKKDVDGKQEVTQHQKVQTPEQPFECNERDKSFLMKGMLFTQTKAHRGERTFEFNKDGIAFLERSDLGIHPHNLIEKKSSAYNKYGNGKFLCRKSVFIMHQRSQIEEKPFQCPYCGNGFRRKSYLIEHQRIHTGEKPYVCSQCGKAFRQKTALTLHEKTHIEGKPYLCIDCGKSFRQKATLTRHHKTHTGEKAYECTQCGSAFRKKSYLIDHQRTHTGEKPYQCNECGKAFIQKTTLTVHQRTHTGEKPYICNECGKSFCQKTTLTLHQRIHTGEKPYICNECGKSFRQKAILTVHHRIHTGEKSNGCPQCGKAFSRKSNLIRHQKTHTGEKPYECKECGKFFSCKSNLIVHQKTHKVETMRIQ is encoded by the exons ATGTTGGAAAACTATTGCCACTTCATTTCTGTGG gATTTCACATAACTAAGCCTGATATGATCCGCAAGTTGGAACAAGGAGAAGAACTATGGtcagagagaatttttgcaagtCAGAGCTACCTAG AAGATGGGAAAGCTGAAGATGTTTTAGTGAAGTTCAAAGAATTCCAAGACAAGCAATCTAGATCAGTTGTGTTTATCAATCACAAAAAACTTATTAAGGAAAGAAGTAATATTTATGGGAAAACCCTTACTCCAGGCAAGAACCGCATGATTTCAAAAACAATGTTATGTGAATATAATAAACCTGATGGAaaagttttgaaaaatatttcagaattaGTTATTAGGAATATAAACCCTGCAAGAGAGAAGTTTGGTGAGAGTAATGGTTGGGAGAAGTCAGTCCTCAACACTAAGCATGAGAAAATTcaaccatcaataaatttccataaacaaacaaaaaaggatgtTGATGGTAAACAGGAAGTTACTCAACATCAGAAGGTTCAAACTCCAGAGCAGCCATTTGAATGTAATGAACGTGACAAATCCTTCCTTATGAAAGGAATGTTATTTACACAGACTAAAGCTCACAGAGGAGAAAGAACCTTTGAATTCAATAAAGATGGAATTGCCTTCCTAGAAAGGTCAGATCTTGGTATCCATCCACATAATCTTATAGAAAAGAAGTCCTCTGCATACAACAAATATGGGAATGGGAAATTCCTGTGCAGAAAGTCTGTTTTTATTATGCATCAGAGATCTCAAATAGAAGAGAAACCCTTTCAATGTCCTTACTGTGGGAATGGCTTCAGAAGGAAGTCATACCTCATTGAACATCAACGAATTCACACAGGTGAGAAACCCTATGTTTGCAGTCAATGTGGAAAGGCCTTTCGCCAGAAGACAGCCCTcactcttcatgaaaaaacaCATATAGAGGGGAAACCCTATCTTTGTATTGATTGTGGGAAATCCTTCCGCCAGAAGGCAACCCTCACTAGacatcacaaaacacatacaggggAGAAGGCCTATGAGTGTACTCAGTGTGGAAGTGCCTTTAGAAAGAAGTCATACCTCATTGATCATCAGAGAACTCACACAGGGGAGAAACCATATCAATGTAATGAGTGTGGGAAGGCATTTATCCAGAAGACAACCCTCACAGTACATCAGAGAACTCACACAGGAGAGAAACCCTATATTTGTAACGAATGTGGGAAATCCTTTTGTCAAAAGACTACCCTCACTCTCCATCAGAGAATTCATACAGGGGAAAAACCCTATATTTGTAATGAATGTGGGAAGTCCTTCCGCCAGAAGGCAATCCTTACTGTTCATCACAGAATACATACGGGAGAAAAATCCAATGGATGTCCtcaatgtgggaaagcctttagTAGAAAATCAAACCTCATTCGCCATCAAAAAACACACACGGGAGAGAAACCATatgaatgtaaagaatgtgggaaATTCTTCAGTTGTAAGTCAAACCTCATTGTCCACCAGAAAACTCATAAAGTAGAAACTATGAGAATTCAGTAA
- the Znf382 gene encoding zinc finger protein 382 isoform X2 — protein sequence MSKGSVSFKDVTVDFTQEEWQQLDPAQKALYRDVMLENYCHFISVGFHITKPDMIRKLEQGEELWSERIFASQSYLEDGKAEDVLVKFKEFQDKQSRSVVFINHKKLIKERSNIYGKTLTPGKNRMISKTMLCEYNKPDGKVLKNISELVIRNINPAREKFGESNGWEKSVLNTKHEKIQPSINFHKQTKKDVDGKQEVTQHQKVQTPEQPFECNERDKSFLMKGMLFTQTKAHRGERTFEFNKDGIAFLERSDLGIHPHNLIEKKSSAYNKYGNGKFLCRKSVFIMHQRSQIEEKPFQCPYCGNGFRRKSYLIEHQRIHTGEKPYVCSQCGKAFRQKTALTLHEKTHIEGKPYLCIDCGKSFRQKATLTRHHKTHTGEKAYECTQCGSAFRKKSYLIDHQRTHTGEKPYQCNECGKAFIQKTTLTVHQRTHTGEKPYICNECGKSFCQKTTLTLHQRIHTGEKPYICNECGKSFRQKAILTVHHRIHTGEKSNGCPQCGKAFSRKSNLIRHQKTHTGEKPYECKECGKFFSCKSNLIVHQKTHKVETMRIQ from the exons ATGTCTAAG GGATCAGTGTCATTCAAGGATGTGACTGTGGACTTCACCCAGGAGGAATGGCAGCAACTGGATCCTGCTCAGAAGGCCCTATACAGGGATGTGATGTTGGAAAACTATTGCCACTTCATTTCTGTGG gATTTCACATAACTAAGCCTGATATGATCCGCAAGTTGGAACAAGGAGAAGAACTATGGtcagagagaatttttgcaagtCAGAGCTACCTAG AAGATGGGAAAGCTGAAGATGTTTTAGTGAAGTTCAAAGAATTCCAAGACAAGCAATCTAGATCAGTTGTGTTTATCAATCACAAAAAACTTATTAAGGAAAGAAGTAATATTTATGGGAAAACCCTTACTCCAGGCAAGAACCGCATGATTTCAAAAACAATGTTATGTGAATATAATAAACCTGATGGAaaagttttgaaaaatatttcagaattaGTTATTAGGAATATAAACCCTGCAAGAGAGAAGTTTGGTGAGAGTAATGGTTGGGAGAAGTCAGTCCTCAACACTAAGCATGAGAAAATTcaaccatcaataaatttccataaacaaacaaaaaaggatgtTGATGGTAAACAGGAAGTTACTCAACATCAGAAGGTTCAAACTCCAGAGCAGCCATTTGAATGTAATGAACGTGACAAATCCTTCCTTATGAAAGGAATGTTATTTACACAGACTAAAGCTCACAGAGGAGAAAGAACCTTTGAATTCAATAAAGATGGAATTGCCTTCCTAGAAAGGTCAGATCTTGGTATCCATCCACATAATCTTATAGAAAAGAAGTCCTCTGCATACAACAAATATGGGAATGGGAAATTCCTGTGCAGAAAGTCTGTTTTTATTATGCATCAGAGATCTCAAATAGAAGAGAAACCCTTTCAATGTCCTTACTGTGGGAATGGCTTCAGAAGGAAGTCATACCTCATTGAACATCAACGAATTCACACAGGTGAGAAACCCTATGTTTGCAGTCAATGTGGAAAGGCCTTTCGCCAGAAGACAGCCCTcactcttcatgaaaaaacaCATATAGAGGGGAAACCCTATCTTTGTATTGATTGTGGGAAATCCTTCCGCCAGAAGGCAACCCTCACTAGacatcacaaaacacatacaggggAGAAGGCCTATGAGTGTACTCAGTGTGGAAGTGCCTTTAGAAAGAAGTCATACCTCATTGATCATCAGAGAACTCACACAGGGGAGAAACCATATCAATGTAATGAGTGTGGGAAGGCATTTATCCAGAAGACAACCCTCACAGTACATCAGAGAACTCACACAGGAGAGAAACCCTATATTTGTAACGAATGTGGGAAATCCTTTTGTCAAAAGACTACCCTCACTCTCCATCAGAGAATTCATACAGGGGAAAAACCCTATATTTGTAATGAATGTGGGAAGTCCTTCCGCCAGAAGGCAATCCTTACTGTTCATCACAGAATACATACGGGAGAAAAATCCAATGGATGTCCtcaatgtgggaaagcctttagTAGAAAATCAAACCTCATTCGCCATCAAAAAACACACACGGGAGAGAAACCATatgaatgtaaagaatgtgggaaATTCTTCAGTTGTAAGTCAAACCTCATTGTCCACCAGAAAACTCATAAAGTAGAAACTATGAGAATTCAGTAA
- the Znf382 gene encoding zinc finger protein 382 isoform X5, which translates to MSKEEWQQLDPAQKALYRDVMLENYCHFISVGFHITKPDMIRKLEQGEELWSERIFASQSYLEDGKAEDVLVKFKEFQDKQSRSVVFINHKKLIKERSNIYGKTLTPGKNRMISKTMLCEYNKPDGKVLKNISELVIRNINPAREKFGESNGWEKSVLNTKHEKIQPSINFHKQTKKDVDGKQEVTQHQKVQTPEQPFECNERDKSFLMKGMLFTQTKAHRGERTFEFNKDGIAFLERSDLGIHPHNLIEKKSSAYNKYGNGKFLCRKSVFIMHQRSQIEEKPFQCPYCGNGFRRKSYLIEHQRIHTGEKPYVCSQCGKAFRQKTALTLHEKTHIEGKPYLCIDCGKSFRQKATLTRHHKTHTGEKAYECTQCGSAFRKKSYLIDHQRTHTGEKPYQCNECGKAFIQKTTLTVHQRTHTGEKPYICNECGKSFCQKTTLTLHQRIHTGEKPYICNECGKSFRQKAILTVHHRIHTGEKSNGCPQCGKAFSRKSNLIRHQKTHTGEKPYECKECGKFFSCKSNLIVHQKTHKVETMRIQ; encoded by the exons ATGTCTAAG GAGGAATGGCAGCAACTGGATCCTGCTCAGAAGGCCCTATACAGGGATGTGATGTTGGAAAACTATTGCCACTTCATTTCTGTGG gATTTCACATAACTAAGCCTGATATGATCCGCAAGTTGGAACAAGGAGAAGAACTATGGtcagagagaatttttgcaagtCAGAGCTACCTAG AAGATGGGAAAGCTGAAGATGTTTTAGTGAAGTTCAAAGAATTCCAAGACAAGCAATCTAGATCAGTTGTGTTTATCAATCACAAAAAACTTATTAAGGAAAGAAGTAATATTTATGGGAAAACCCTTACTCCAGGCAAGAACCGCATGATTTCAAAAACAATGTTATGTGAATATAATAAACCTGATGGAaaagttttgaaaaatatttcagaattaGTTATTAGGAATATAAACCCTGCAAGAGAGAAGTTTGGTGAGAGTAATGGTTGGGAGAAGTCAGTCCTCAACACTAAGCATGAGAAAATTcaaccatcaataaatttccataaacaaacaaaaaaggatgtTGATGGTAAACAGGAAGTTACTCAACATCAGAAGGTTCAAACTCCAGAGCAGCCATTTGAATGTAATGAACGTGACAAATCCTTCCTTATGAAAGGAATGTTATTTACACAGACTAAAGCTCACAGAGGAGAAAGAACCTTTGAATTCAATAAAGATGGAATTGCCTTCCTAGAAAGGTCAGATCTTGGTATCCATCCACATAATCTTATAGAAAAGAAGTCCTCTGCATACAACAAATATGGGAATGGGAAATTCCTGTGCAGAAAGTCTGTTTTTATTATGCATCAGAGATCTCAAATAGAAGAGAAACCCTTTCAATGTCCTTACTGTGGGAATGGCTTCAGAAGGAAGTCATACCTCATTGAACATCAACGAATTCACACAGGTGAGAAACCCTATGTTTGCAGTCAATGTGGAAAGGCCTTTCGCCAGAAGACAGCCCTcactcttcatgaaaaaacaCATATAGAGGGGAAACCCTATCTTTGTATTGATTGTGGGAAATCCTTCCGCCAGAAGGCAACCCTCACTAGacatcacaaaacacatacaggggAGAAGGCCTATGAGTGTACTCAGTGTGGAAGTGCCTTTAGAAAGAAGTCATACCTCATTGATCATCAGAGAACTCACACAGGGGAGAAACCATATCAATGTAATGAGTGTGGGAAGGCATTTATCCAGAAGACAACCCTCACAGTACATCAGAGAACTCACACAGGAGAGAAACCCTATATTTGTAACGAATGTGGGAAATCCTTTTGTCAAAAGACTACCCTCACTCTCCATCAGAGAATTCATACAGGGGAAAAACCCTATATTTGTAATGAATGTGGGAAGTCCTTCCGCCAGAAGGCAATCCTTACTGTTCATCACAGAATACATACGGGAGAAAAATCCAATGGATGTCCtcaatgtgggaaagcctttagTAGAAAATCAAACCTCATTCGCCATCAAAAAACACACACGGGAGAGAAACCATatgaatgtaaagaatgtgggaaATTCTTCAGTTGTAAGTCAAACCTCATTGTCCACCAGAAAACTCATAAAGTAGAAACTATGAGAATTCAGTAA
- the Znf382 gene encoding zinc finger protein 382 isoform X3, with protein sequence MPLQGSVSFKDVTVDFTQEEWQQLDPAQKALYRDVMLENYCHFISVGFHITKPDMIRKLEQGEELWSERIFASQSYLDGKAEDVLVKFKEFQDKQSRSVVFINHKKLIKERSNIYGKTLTPGKNRMISKTMLCEYNKPDGKVLKNISELVIRNINPAREKFGESNGWEKSVLNTKHEKIQPSINFHKQTKKDVDGKQEVTQHQKVQTPEQPFECNERDKSFLMKGMLFTQTKAHRGERTFEFNKDGIAFLERSDLGIHPHNLIEKKSSAYNKYGNGKFLCRKSVFIMHQRSQIEEKPFQCPYCGNGFRRKSYLIEHQRIHTGEKPYVCSQCGKAFRQKTALTLHEKTHIEGKPYLCIDCGKSFRQKATLTRHHKTHTGEKAYECTQCGSAFRKKSYLIDHQRTHTGEKPYQCNECGKAFIQKTTLTVHQRTHTGEKPYICNECGKSFCQKTTLTLHQRIHTGEKPYICNECGKSFRQKAILTVHHRIHTGEKSNGCPQCGKAFSRKSNLIRHQKTHTGEKPYECKECGKFFSCKSNLIVHQKTHKVETMRIQ encoded by the exons ATGCCCTTACAGGGATCAGTGTCATTCAAGGATGTGACTGTGGACTTCACCCAGGAGGAATGGCAGCAACTGGATCCTGCTCAGAAGGCCCTATACAGGGATGTGATGTTGGAAAACTATTGCCACTTCATTTCTGTGG gATTTCACATAACTAAGCCTGATATGATCCGCAAGTTGGAACAAGGAGAAGAACTATGGtcagagagaatttttgcaagtCAGAGCTACCTAG ATGGGAAAGCTGAAGATGTTTTAGTGAAGTTCAAAGAATTCCAAGACAAGCAATCTAGATCAGTTGTGTTTATCAATCACAAAAAACTTATTAAGGAAAGAAGTAATATTTATGGGAAAACCCTTACTCCAGGCAAGAACCGCATGATTTCAAAAACAATGTTATGTGAATATAATAAACCTGATGGAaaagttttgaaaaatatttcagaattaGTTATTAGGAATATAAACCCTGCAAGAGAGAAGTTTGGTGAGAGTAATGGTTGGGAGAAGTCAGTCCTCAACACTAAGCATGAGAAAATTcaaccatcaataaatttccataaacaaacaaaaaaggatgtTGATGGTAAACAGGAAGTTACTCAACATCAGAAGGTTCAAACTCCAGAGCAGCCATTTGAATGTAATGAACGTGACAAATCCTTCCTTATGAAAGGAATGTTATTTACACAGACTAAAGCTCACAGAGGAGAAAGAACCTTTGAATTCAATAAAGATGGAATTGCCTTCCTAGAAAGGTCAGATCTTGGTATCCATCCACATAATCTTATAGAAAAGAAGTCCTCTGCATACAACAAATATGGGAATGGGAAATTCCTGTGCAGAAAGTCTGTTTTTATTATGCATCAGAGATCTCAAATAGAAGAGAAACCCTTTCAATGTCCTTACTGTGGGAATGGCTTCAGAAGGAAGTCATACCTCATTGAACATCAACGAATTCACACAGGTGAGAAACCCTATGTTTGCAGTCAATGTGGAAAGGCCTTTCGCCAGAAGACAGCCCTcactcttcatgaaaaaacaCATATAGAGGGGAAACCCTATCTTTGTATTGATTGTGGGAAATCCTTCCGCCAGAAGGCAACCCTCACTAGacatcacaaaacacatacaggggAGAAGGCCTATGAGTGTACTCAGTGTGGAAGTGCCTTTAGAAAGAAGTCATACCTCATTGATCATCAGAGAACTCACACAGGGGAGAAACCATATCAATGTAATGAGTGTGGGAAGGCATTTATCCAGAAGACAACCCTCACAGTACATCAGAGAACTCACACAGGAGAGAAACCCTATATTTGTAACGAATGTGGGAAATCCTTTTGTCAAAAGACTACCCTCACTCTCCATCAGAGAATTCATACAGGGGAAAAACCCTATATTTGTAATGAATGTGGGAAGTCCTTCCGCCAGAAGGCAATCCTTACTGTTCATCACAGAATACATACGGGAGAAAAATCCAATGGATGTCCtcaatgtgggaaagcctttagTAGAAAATCAAACCTCATTCGCCATCAAAAAACACACACGGGAGAGAAACCATatgaatgtaaagaatgtgggaaATTCTTCAGTTGTAAGTCAAACCTCATTGTCCACCAGAAAACTCATAAAGTAGAAACTATGAGAATTCAGTAA
- the Znf382 gene encoding zinc finger protein 382 isoform X1 translates to MPLQGSVSFKDVTVDFTQEEWQQLDPAQKALYRDVMLENYCHFISVGFHITKPDMIRKLEQGEELWSERIFASQSYLEDGKAEDVLVKFKEFQDKQSRSVVFINHKKLIKERSNIYGKTLTPGKNRMISKTMLCEYNKPDGKVLKNISELVIRNINPAREKFGESNGWEKSVLNTKHEKIQPSINFHKQTKKDVDGKQEVTQHQKVQTPEQPFECNERDKSFLMKGMLFTQTKAHRGERTFEFNKDGIAFLERSDLGIHPHNLIEKKSSAYNKYGNGKFLCRKSVFIMHQRSQIEEKPFQCPYCGNGFRRKSYLIEHQRIHTGEKPYVCSQCGKAFRQKTALTLHEKTHIEGKPYLCIDCGKSFRQKATLTRHHKTHTGEKAYECTQCGSAFRKKSYLIDHQRTHTGEKPYQCNECGKAFIQKTTLTVHQRTHTGEKPYICNECGKSFCQKTTLTLHQRIHTGEKPYICNECGKSFRQKAILTVHHRIHTGEKSNGCPQCGKAFSRKSNLIRHQKTHTGEKPYECKECGKFFSCKSNLIVHQKTHKVETMRIQ, encoded by the exons ATGCCCTTACAGGGATCAGTGTCATTCAAGGATGTGACTGTGGACTTCACCCAGGAGGAATGGCAGCAACTGGATCCTGCTCAGAAGGCCCTATACAGGGATGTGATGTTGGAAAACTATTGCCACTTCATTTCTGTGG gATTTCACATAACTAAGCCTGATATGATCCGCAAGTTGGAACAAGGAGAAGAACTATGGtcagagagaatttttgcaagtCAGAGCTACCTAG AAGATGGGAAAGCTGAAGATGTTTTAGTGAAGTTCAAAGAATTCCAAGACAAGCAATCTAGATCAGTTGTGTTTATCAATCACAAAAAACTTATTAAGGAAAGAAGTAATATTTATGGGAAAACCCTTACTCCAGGCAAGAACCGCATGATTTCAAAAACAATGTTATGTGAATATAATAAACCTGATGGAaaagttttgaaaaatatttcagaattaGTTATTAGGAATATAAACCCTGCAAGAGAGAAGTTTGGTGAGAGTAATGGTTGGGAGAAGTCAGTCCTCAACACTAAGCATGAGAAAATTcaaccatcaataaatttccataaacaaacaaaaaaggatgtTGATGGTAAACAGGAAGTTACTCAACATCAGAAGGTTCAAACTCCAGAGCAGCCATTTGAATGTAATGAACGTGACAAATCCTTCCTTATGAAAGGAATGTTATTTACACAGACTAAAGCTCACAGAGGAGAAAGAACCTTTGAATTCAATAAAGATGGAATTGCCTTCCTAGAAAGGTCAGATCTTGGTATCCATCCACATAATCTTATAGAAAAGAAGTCCTCTGCATACAACAAATATGGGAATGGGAAATTCCTGTGCAGAAAGTCTGTTTTTATTATGCATCAGAGATCTCAAATAGAAGAGAAACCCTTTCAATGTCCTTACTGTGGGAATGGCTTCAGAAGGAAGTCATACCTCATTGAACATCAACGAATTCACACAGGTGAGAAACCCTATGTTTGCAGTCAATGTGGAAAGGCCTTTCGCCAGAAGACAGCCCTcactcttcatgaaaaaacaCATATAGAGGGGAAACCCTATCTTTGTATTGATTGTGGGAAATCCTTCCGCCAGAAGGCAACCCTCACTAGacatcacaaaacacatacaggggAGAAGGCCTATGAGTGTACTCAGTGTGGAAGTGCCTTTAGAAAGAAGTCATACCTCATTGATCATCAGAGAACTCACACAGGGGAGAAACCATATCAATGTAATGAGTGTGGGAAGGCATTTATCCAGAAGACAACCCTCACAGTACATCAGAGAACTCACACAGGAGAGAAACCCTATATTTGTAACGAATGTGGGAAATCCTTTTGTCAAAAGACTACCCTCACTCTCCATCAGAGAATTCATACAGGGGAAAAACCCTATATTTGTAATGAATGTGGGAAGTCCTTCCGCCAGAAGGCAATCCTTACTGTTCATCACAGAATACATACGGGAGAAAAATCCAATGGATGTCCtcaatgtgggaaagcctttagTAGAAAATCAAACCTCATTCGCCATCAAAAAACACACACGGGAGAGAAACCATatgaatgtaaagaatgtgggaaATTCTTCAGTTGTAAGTCAAACCTCATTGTCCACCAGAAAACTCATAAAGTAGAAACTATGAGAATTCAGTAA